In the Syntrophus aciditrophicus SB genome, GTGTAGGCCACGCCTCCGCAGCCATTGGAAAGTTTGACGCCTGTAAAAAAAACGCCGACCACCAGTCTTTCGATGAACAGAGACTCGATGGCGCCGCCATAATAATCCCGGAGAATATTTTCGGCTTCATTAAGGATCGATGCGGAATTTCCTCCGCCGGAAGGACCCCGCATGGCATCCCCTGCCGCGGTCTCGTCATGATTGTTCAACGGTTCCAATGATTTCATAAACTTCAATCCTCTGATTTCGAGCAGAATTTGCGTATTGATTCCGGCCTTCTCGACCGGACCCGCCGGTCATGCCTGATCCAGACATATGTTAATTTTTATATATGTTGCGGAAGGCTTATATCACAAAATACATAATGTCAAGCCTGTACCTTGATTTTTTCATCAAGAAAAAAGTCGTCGTCCCGAACAAACTGGATCGCCGGGGATTGATTCTCTAATAAATCAGCAGCATTCAAGTTGATGGATATGTACAGGGAGCGCCGTCCGGAGGGCATAAACCAAACCGATGAAATCACAGCAGGGCAAAACATCCATATCGCGCCACTTCCGTCCAAATTTGGACCTTCACCATTCACCATGGGTAGGACGTACGGCGGTAAAACTCACGGAACCGGCTGCGTCCACAGCTGTCAGGATGAACAGCTCAGTGCTCTTAATTAATGGCAGCAATGGTTGTCATGATTTGTTTCAGATTATTGGTCTGAAAGACAAGGACTTCGAATTATCGATCGATTACCGCGGCGGATGCTGGTTGGATGAAGATTATAAATCTACAGACGATAGTGTGAATGTTTGTATTGCGGATACTGGAGCTATAGGGGAAATTTTGCGAAAAAAAGAAGACTGCGTGTATTTTAACTCCCCGAAGGCTCCAGTCGGCAAAGTGGGAATGTCCTGGAAGATCGTGGGCTTTTACCTCCCTCCGTACGATATGATGGGAAAATGGAATGAGAAAGGGGGGGGGAATTCGGGGATAAAAAAAGCCTCCGGATTTCCGGAGGCTTTTATCGTTTGAGATGAGCGGTCTGAAACAGGCTGCCGCTGTCGCTGAATTTGCGGATGCTCTTTCAGAATCCTGAAGGCTCCAGCCCGGCTTCCTTTTCTGCCTTATCGACGCTAACGGACGATTACTTCAACCCGTCTGTTCCTCGGTTCCGCAACCCCTTCCGCGGTTTTCACGAGGGGATTGGCTTCCCCGTGATAATCCAACTCGATGGCATCAGGATGTACACCTTTCACAACAAGGTATTTCTTGACACTCAAGGCTCGTTTTCGGGAAAGAATATAGTTTTTCTCGTCCGTCCCCACCCTGTCCGTATGGCCGATAACGCTGATATCCTCTGATTGCCGGGAACTGATGGCTTCATGAGCGGAATTGAGAACCTTCAGCGACGGTATGTTCAACTCGAAGCTGTTGGTTTTGAAATACAGGATGAAGGTCAAAGGCTTTTCCGGAAGCGCGGCGAGGACGTCCCCGAAAATCCGATGGATCTCCTTATCATCCATCACGGAGGCCGGGGATACAGGAGCTGTGGCTTCGTCATGGACTTCCGCCATCTGTCCCGCCTGTGTCATGATTTGTGCTCCACCCTTATTCTGAACGGTGATTTCCCCTACTTTTCCATCAGGGTCGGGGATGAGAATGACCCGGGTTCTGTGGGCAGGCGCGCAGGCAGCGAAAGAAAGCAGCATGAATGCACTGGCCAGAAGAATCAGGGATGAGAATTTCATTTTTTGTCCGCCCCTTCGACCTGCACCAGGAAGTGTGTTCCCCGAATGCCGATGGTCGCCGCGGGCGTTTCAAAGCGTACGGACGCCGGGGAAAGTTTCGCGATAACGCCTGAAAGGTAGGCAGCGGTTCCTCGGAACATCCGGGTCACAATGGAAAGTTTTCCCTGAGACGGGGCGAAGAGAAATTCATCAACGGCAATCTCACTTCGGGGTCCGAGAGAAAGGGTGGTGTTATCCCTGAAGATGACGCCCATTGTTCCATCGGGACCGGTCCTGAGAAGATCGCCGGGATAAATCCTGTCGTGTTGTTTTACCTGGATCGCCTGCTGCTGCCTCACAATAAACGCCGTTCCCTTGAAAGTCTTGACTCTCGCTGCTTCGCCTTCAGCAACGGCCATGGCCGGCGTACTGAGAAGCAAGATTAAACAGAATACGCAAACAAAGTACCTCATGGACAATTCCCCTTCGACCTTTGCAATCTGCTAAAAACTTGCCTTACTTTAAAAAGTACAGGAAGAATACCGCACGAGACCAACAATGAACAGATATGAGACGTCGCAGGAAGTAGAAGAATTTGCATTCTGTTATCAAGATGTTATCCCCTTGGGACAGAATTGCCCTTACGGGGAAATACCTTAACCATTCAGAAAGTTCGCAATCTTTTTATATCAGCGAAAAATAAAAAGCAAACAATTTTAATTTCATACTGAAAAAATTGATAAAGTTTTACCTGGAAGGATACCATTTTTTTCTCTTTTATAACTCCAGAACAGAGTCTATCCAGTTTACCGATGTATTGCTTGCAAAAGGATTCGGGGGCGTATAGACTTCCCTGCGCAATGACATAAGAGGTAAAATAGAGGTAAAACCCTGTATGACAGCCCGGGAATTTCTTGAAGCAACGGAAAAGGAAAAGCTTGCCCCCTACGCGACGCGGAGCGCCGACAGCGCGGGACGGACGCTTCACGGCGATGAACCTGACGATTACCGCACCTGCTTTCAGCGGGACCGGGATCGCATCCTCTACTCCAAGGTCTTCAAGGATCTTCAACACAAAACCCAGGTTTTTCTGATCAATGAGGGAGATTTTTACCGGACGCGTCTCACCCATACCCTGGAAGTGGCCCAGCACGCAAGGACTTTCGCCCGCGCCCTGCGTCTCAACGAAGACCTCTGTGAAGCCATCGCCTACGCCCACGATCTCGGGCATCCCCCTTTCGGTCACTCCGGCGAGGAAACCCTGAACGACCTGCTGAAGGATGACGGCGGCTTTGAACATAACATCCAGAGTCTCCGGGTTGTGGATTTTCTGGAAAAGCGATATCAGCGCTACGACGGCCTGAATCTCTGTTTCGAGACCCGGGAGGGGATCGCCCGCCATAATACAACCCACGATCATCCCGACACGCCTCCGGAATTTCAGAATTATTCCCAGGCATCCCTGGAAGCCCAGGTCGTCAACATCGCCGACCCCCTGGCCTACTGCGCCCACGATCTGGAAGACGCCCTCAACGCCGGTTATCTGCGCATGAAGGACCTGCGCAACATGGAAAATCCCCTGGTCAGGCGCGTTTTCGAACGCTGCAGTTCCAGGTATCCCGACTTCCTCAAAGCCGATACGGTTCTCCAGTCCCGCATCCTTGTCCGGACGCTGATTGAAGAAGCCAACATCGCCGTTATCAGGCAGACATCCAGAAATATCGAGCTTTACGGAATTTCATCGGTCGAAGAGGCTCGGAGCCTCCCCGAAGACGTCGTGGCCGCGCCCGCCGGGGTCTGGAAAAACTTTGACGCCCTCAAGGCTTATCTGTTTGAAAATGTCTATCGGAAACCACAGGTGTGCATCATGAATGAAAAGGGGAAGCTCATCATCCGGAGAATCTTTCATCACCTGGAAAAACGCCCGGAAATGCTGCCCGGAATATTCAAGACCCGGTTTGACGAGGCGGCGGATTCCTCCGGAAAACGACGGGTGCTGGCGGATTATATATCCGGCATGACGGACCGTTACGTCATGGATCTGTACATGATGATGTTTGAACCCTATGAAAAGGTCATGTTTGAATTCCGGGAATAATGGCAGATATTACAGTCAAGAATCTTTTTGACGGGATTCCGGAGTCTCTCGCGGAGGAAAAAATCGACGGACTCCTGGAAACATCCGCCTTCCGGGTTGAACGGATCGTATCCCGGGGACAGGCCTCGCCCCCGGGATACTGGTATGATCAGGAGGAGCAGGAGTGGGTTCTGCTCCTCAGCGGAAGTGCGGGATTGAAATTTTTTGGACAGGATGCCTTGACCATTCTGAAGCCGGGAGATTCTCTTTTGATTCCCGCGCATGCCCGGCACCGGGTGGAATGGACCGACCCGGCGCAGGATACGGTCTGGCTGGCTTTCTTTTTTTCCGGCTAACTTTCCTGATTGACGGCGGAAAGCCGCCAGGGATTGTTGCCCGTCGGCCGGGTGAATGTCCAGAATTCCACAAACTTAACGGGTTCCGTTCTGCTTCCGGAAACCACTTCTCCCGATGCCTCATCGATCGTATAATCCAGCAGGTTGGCATAAAACTTCACGGTAATAAAGTCCTGCCCACCCTCCTGCCAGGCTTCGGTAATATCCACGGAACGGACGGCAATGTTGTCCAGCTTGTTGATTCTCTTTTTCGCGCGCAGCGTTTCAGCATCCTGTTGAATCGTTTTGCAGACCTCATCGGTCAACAGATTCCGGACGCCGGACATGTCCCGACCGGCCCAGGCACCCTGAATCTGGAAGAAGTGATCGAGAACGGAATCCTTGAAGCGCCTTTCATCGAACTGATAATCCATCTGCCGGATGGCATCCAGCCCGCCACCGCCTTCATAGCCTGATGCGGGCGGAATGTCCTGAATCGGGGGGGCATAGGAACCGGGATTGAAGGCGTCCCTGTTCGCCATGCCGCCGTAGGCCATTGGGGAACTCATGGCGGTCGCCGCCTGCCGCCGCTTCTTGAGAAACCAGTAAATTCCATACAGAATGGCGCCGATCAGCAGGATATCCATCAGACCGATTCCCCCACCCAGACCGCCTGCGCCGCCGAATCCCAGACTGCGGAAAAGAAATGCGCCGGCCATGCCGCCCAAAACGCCCCCGGCGAGACTTCTCATGAAACTGCCACCAGGCTGTGATTGTGTCGTGTTGTAGGGTGAAGGTCGGGAAGGGGTGTTATAGGATCGTGAGTCCTGATAGGAACGGGACGGAGAGCCTGGCGAACTGCTGAAGGAACGGGATCCACGGCTTCCGAAAGACCGTCCGCCACCGACGCGCGCTTCGGCCTCCAGCGAAACGAAATAGAACATTGCAAAGAACACGGCAAGAAGAATGAGCCCCTTTTTCCTATTACTGCAACTATTCATCTTAGTCCTCCTTTTTCTTTCCCTCCGGAACAATTCCGGATTGCCCTGAATAGTATTTCTTT is a window encoding:
- a CDS encoding OmpA family protein, whose product is MKFSSLILLASAFMLLSFAACAPAHRTRVILIPDPDGKVGEITVQNKGGAQIMTQAGQMAEVHDEATAPVSPASVMDDKEIHRIFGDVLAALPEKPLTFILYFKTNSFELNIPSLKVLNSAHEAISSRQSEDISVIGHTDRVGTDEKNYILSRKRALSVKKYLVVKGVHPDAIELDYHGEANPLVKTAEGVAEPRNRRVEVIVR
- a CDS encoding cupin domain-containing protein, whose translation is MADITVKNLFDGIPESLAEEKIDGLLETSAFRVERIVSRGQASPPGYWYDQEEQEWVLLLSGSAGLKFFGQDALTILKPGDSLLIPAHARHRVEWTDPAQDTVWLAFFFSG
- a CDS encoding Tim44 domain-containing protein, producing the protein MNSCSNRKKGLILLAVFFAMFYFVSLEAEARVGGGRSFGSRGSRSFSSSPGSPSRSYQDSRSYNTPSRPSPYNTTQSQPGGSFMRSLAGGVLGGMAGAFLFRSLGFGGAGGLGGGIGLMDILLIGAILYGIYWFLKKRRQAATAMSSPMAYGGMANRDAFNPGSYAPPIQDIPPASGYEGGGGLDAIRQMDYQFDERRFKDSVLDHFFQIQGAWAGRDMSGVRNLLTDEVCKTIQQDAETLRAKKRINKLDNIAVRSVDITEAWQEGGQDFITVKFYANLLDYTIDEASGEVVSGSRTEPVKFVEFWTFTRPTGNNPWRLSAVNQES
- a CDS encoding FecR family protein translates to MRYFVCVFCLILLLSTPAMAVAEGEAARVKTFKGTAFIVRQQQAIQVKQHDRIYPGDLLRTGPDGTMGVIFRDNTTLSLGPRSEIAVDEFLFAPSQGKLSIVTRMFRGTAAYLSGVIAKLSPASVRFETPAATIGIRGTHFLVQVEGADKK
- a CDS encoding deoxyguanosinetriphosphate triphosphohydrolase; amino-acid sequence: MTAREFLEATEKEKLAPYATRSADSAGRTLHGDEPDDYRTCFQRDRDRILYSKVFKDLQHKTQVFLINEGDFYRTRLTHTLEVAQHARTFARALRLNEDLCEAIAYAHDLGHPPFGHSGEETLNDLLKDDGGFEHNIQSLRVVDFLEKRYQRYDGLNLCFETREGIARHNTTHDHPDTPPEFQNYSQASLEAQVVNIADPLAYCAHDLEDALNAGYLRMKDLRNMENPLVRRVFERCSSRYPDFLKADTVLQSRILVRTLIEEANIAVIRQTSRNIELYGISSVEEARSLPEDVVAAPAGVWKNFDALKAYLFENVYRKPQVCIMNEKGKLIIRRIFHHLEKRPEMLPGIFKTRFDEAADSSGKRRVLADYISGMTDRYVMDLYMMMFEPYEKVMFEFRE